The DNA segment ATTGAGCGCAATGCCATGCGCGCTGCACAGCACCTGCATGGACGTGATGCCCGGCACCACCTGCACCTGCCCGGAGCCCAGCCCCAGGCGGGACGCAATCCGCAGCGTGCTGTCATACAGCGCAGGATCCCCCCAGACCAGCAAGGCCACGCGGCCCGTGCCCGAAGGCAGATGGGCCTGCAGACAGTCCTGCCAGCGCCGGGCAATCGCGTCGTGCCACTCGTCCACCTGGCAGCCGTAGTCATCACCCTGCTGCCGGCGCAGCGGCATGTCGAAGTGCGCTATGCGCGCGTCACTGACGGACAGATCCTGCAGCAGCGCCAGGCGCACCTGGGCCAGCTCGGCCTTGTTGTCTTCCTTGTGCGGCAGCAGAATCAGATCGGCCCCGCGGATCGCATGTTCCGCTTCACGCGTCAGATGCCCGGGGTTGCCCGTGCCGATGCCCACCAGAAACAGCTGCAGCATCAGGCCCCCTCGGTGCCCGCCGGAAAGCGGGGCTCATCGCCGCGCGGGCGGTAACGGCGGTCGTAATCATTGGCATACAGGCGGCTCAGGCCGAAGTCCTGCTGGCTCAGGGTGGGACCCACCAGCATCAGCGCGCTGCGTTGCAGGGCGTTGCTCTGCGCGGCCGCAGCCAGCTCCCCCACCCGGGTGCGCACAATCAGTTCATCCGGCCAGGAAGCGCGCCACACAATGGCCGCCGGGCAGTCTGCGCCGTAGTGCCGCAGCAACTCCTGCTGCACCTCTTCGGCCACATGCACCGACAGGTGGATCGCCAGCACGGCGCCCGTGGCCGCAAAGGCCGCCAGCGTTTCGCCGCTGGGCATGCTCGACGCCCGGCCCGAGGTGCGCGTCAGCACCACCGACTGGCAGGACCCCGGCAAGGTCAGCTCCGCTTCCAATGCAGCCGCCACCGCACTGAAGGCCGGTACGCCGGGTGTGACGGTGTAGGGAATCTCCAGCGCCCGCAGGCTGCGCAACTGCTCGCCCATGGCCGACCAGATGCTCAGGTCGCCCGAATGCAGGCGCGCCACATCCTGCCCTTGCGCATGCGCCTGCTGCATTTCGGCCACGATCTCTTCCAGCGACAGTGGCGCCGTATTGACCAGGCGCACCCCTGGCGGGCAATGCGCCAGCAGCTCGGTCGGCACCAGCGAACCCGCATACAGGCAGACCGGGCAGGACGCCAGCAGATCGCGCCCGCGCACGGTAATCAGATCGGCAGCGCCAGGACCGGCGCCGATAAAGTGAACTGTCAAGAATGAACTCCGGTTGGGAAAGGAGGGGAAGACAGGCAGCCTGCGGCAATCGCCAGCGTGGCGCAACGGTCTTCGGAAACCAGGCGGGGCACCAGCAAGCCGCCTGCGGCAGCTTTGCCCCGGGCGGGTACGGCATGGGTTTGCGCGGCATGCAGGGCCAGGGCTTCGGACACACTGCCGGTGCCAAAACGCTGCGCCACGCGCTGCGACACCGACGGTGTGGTGATGTGTGCAATCTCGGCGGCGTCCACCACCAGCCACTGCACCTGCGGCCAGCAGCCGGCCATCCAGCGCTGCAAAGCCTGCCAGGCGGGGGTGGCCAGCCGGGTCTTCAGCACCGCACAGCAAATGCCTTGTGCCGGCAGCGGCAGCGCCACCTGCTCCCAGCAGCTGGCAAACGACTGCGGCTGAGCCTCGGACATGAAGCCCCAGCCCAGGAACCAGTGGGTGGCGAGGGGCACATGCGCCCCGTGGATCGCGTGTGTCACGGGCAGCTCCATGACCACTGCACCAGCGGCCGCGCGGCATGCCAGGACTGCATGCTTCCCAGCGGCCGGGCCTCGCTCCATTGCAGCTGCAACAGCTGACCGCCATGGCTGCGGTGCAGCTCCATCAGCAAGGCCTGGGTTTCCAGCGCCACGGCATTCACCACCAGACGCCAGGGATGCGCCAGCCGCGCGCGCAGCGCCTGGAAAAGCGCCAGGGAGAAGCCGCCACCGACAAACACGGCCTGCGGCTGGGGCTGCAATGTGGCCAGCACGGCCAGGGAATCCCCCTGCACCACCTGCAATGCCACGGCATAGCGCGCGGCATTGTGGGCAATATTGGCCACCCGCCCGGCATGCTGCTCCACACACACGGCCGTGCCACCGGCCAGACACCATTCCACGGCGACCGAACCCGATCCGGCCCCCAGGTCCCACAGGCACTCCCCCTTGCGCGGGGCCAGGGCCGCCAGCGTCATGGCCCGCACCGGGCTTTTGGTGATCTGCCCGTCATGCGCAAACGCATCGCACGCGCGGCCGGCCACCTGCGGCAGACCCTGCCCGCCACGGGCCTCGAAGGCGGCCGCCACGGGCGCCACCACCGGCTGCTCCAGCAGTTGCTGCGCCAGCTCGCTGGCCTTGCCAGTGCACACCGTCTGTGCCTCGCTGCCCGCATTCGACACCAGCCACAGGGGGCTCTCGCCCCAGTCCTGCCCGGTCAGCCAGGCGGCCAGGCGGTGCGCCGCCGGCGCATCCCGCAGCAGGCAGATAAAGCGTTCGCCCTGCGCCAGCAGCGGCGTCAGGCTCTCCAGGCTGCGGGCATGCAGGCCCATGCAATGCACCTGCTCCTGCGACCAGCCGAGCTCGCCCGAAATCCACGAAAATGTCGACGGCTGCGGATGGTTGCGCCACTCGCCGCGTTCCAGGTGCCTGGCCACCGAAGCCCCGCCGCCAAAGTGAAACGGATCCCCCGACACCAGCATGGCGACCTTCTGTTGACAGCGCAGCTGCAGCAAAGGCTCCACGCTGAACGGAACCGGCCATGCGCGGCCACGCTCCCCCACCTGGGCCAGCGCCAGATGCCGCGGGCTGCCGAACACCACCGCAGCCTGCTCCAGGTCCTGCACGGCCGCAGCGCTCAGGCTCTGCAGGCCCGAGGGATGAATCCCGATAATCGAAAGCCACGGATAGGCCATGACCCAAGTTCTCCTGTTAGGCGGCACTTTTGATGCCTACACACTGTCCACCCTGCTGCATGCAGCGG comes from the Comamonas terrigena NBRC 13299 genome and includes:
- the cobF gene encoding precorrin-6A synthase (deacetylating), whose protein sequence is MLQLFLVGIGTGNPGHLTREAEHAIRGADLILLPHKEDNKAELAQVRLALLQDLSVSDARIAHFDMPLRRQQGDDYGCQVDEWHDAIARRWQDCLQAHLPSGTGRVALLVWGDPALYDSTLRIASRLGLGSGQVQVVPGITSMQVLCSAHGIALNAIGAPFLVTTGRQLRENGWPQGVDTLVVMLDGQCSYEQVTEPGAVIYWGAYLGMPQQILLQGPLAAMQQVISSRRQQARQEHGWIMDIYLLRRDGAVAVGEVDKLRSAG
- the cobM gene encoding precorrin-4 C(11)-methyltransferase, with amino-acid sequence MTVHFIGAGPGAADLITVRGRDLLASCPVCLYAGSLVPTELLAHCPPGVRLVNTAPLSLEEIVAEMQQAHAQGQDVARLHSGDLSIWSAMGEQLRSLRALEIPYTVTPGVPAFSAVAAALEAELTLPGSCQSVVLTRTSGRASSMPSGETLAAFAATGAVLAIHLSVHVAEEVQQELLRHYGADCPAAIVWRASWPDELIVRTRVGELAAAAQSNALQRSALMLVGPTLSQQDFGLSRLYANDYDRRYRPRGDEPRFPAGTEGA
- a CDS encoding cobalamin biosynthesis protein, with the translated sequence MTHAIHGAHVPLATHWFLGWGFMSEAQPQSFASCWEQVALPLPAQGICCAVLKTRLATPAWQALQRWMAGCWPQVQWLVVDAAEIAHITTPSVSQRVAQRFGTGSVSEALALHAAQTHAVPARGKAAAGGLLVPRLVSEDRCATLAIAAGCLSSPPFPTGVHS
- the cbiT gene encoding precorrin-6Y C5,15-methyltransferase (decarboxylating) subunit CbiT, with product MAYPWLSIIGIHPSGLQSLSAAAVQDLEQAAVVFGSPRHLALAQVGERGRAWPVPFSVEPLLQLRCQQKVAMLVSGDPFHFGGGASVARHLERGEWRNHPQPSTFSWISGELGWSQEQVHCMGLHARSLESLTPLLAQGERFICLLRDAPAAHRLAAWLTGQDWGESPLWLVSNAGSEAQTVCTGKASELAQQLLEQPVVAPVAAAFEARGGQGLPQVAGRACDAFAHDGQITKSPVRAMTLAALAPRKGECLWDLGAGSGSVAVEWCLAGGTAVCVEQHAGRVANIAHNAARYAVALQVVQGDSLAVLATLQPQPQAVFVGGGFSLALFQALRARLAHPWRLVVNAVALETQALLMELHRSHGGQLLQLQWSEARPLGSMQSWHAARPLVQWSWSCP